TCGCGTCGCCCGTGCCTGACGGCCGTGTTGCGCATGGCCGGCCTGCGTCCGACCCGGCAGCGCATTGCCCTGGCCGAACTGCTCTTTGCCGGCTCGCACCGGCATGTGAGCGCCGAACAGCTGCACGAAGAAGCCAGCACTGCCCGCGTCAACGTCTCGCTGGCCACGATCTACAACACGCTGCACCAGTTCCAGGAAGCGGGGCTGCTGCGCGAAGTGGCCGTGGACGCCTCGCGCTCCTATTTCGACACCGATACGTCGGACCACCACCATTTCTATATCGAGGACGAGCAGCGGGTGGTGGATATTCCCTCAGCCTCGATTCAGATCCAGGGCCTGCCAGAGCCGCCCGATGGCATGGTGGTGACCCATGTTGACGTCGTGGTGCGCGTCAGGAAGCAGACGGCCTAGGCCTCTGCCTTTCGGGCCTTAAGGCCTCAGTCGAACTTCTCGCCCTGATAGACGCCCCAGAGGTCGCCCTGGGGCAGGTAGCCCGTATAGGTGGTGGGACGCCCATTGGCCGGATGGTCGGTGGCCGAGACTTCGCACCAGGCGCCGTCGCATTTGGAGATTTCGACGCGGAAGCCCGAGGTGAGGTAGGCGCGCACGCCCGCTTCCTCGGCAGCCTTGCTGCGCAACGGAATCTGCTGGCCGCTGGACCAGGGCGCGACATAGCCGGCGCGGCCGCCCGAGAGCAGGTTCTGGTGCACCCAGCCTTCCGAGCCATCGAGATCGCGTATCTTGCGCCAGGTATCGAATTCCTGGACGATTTCGACGGGGAGGCCCGCCTTCACGTAAACCCAGGCGATATCGTATTTGGTGCCCGGCCCGACGCGCACATTGATGGGGGTCGAGCGGGTGGTGACGAAGCGTGGCAGCGGCAGACCGCTCGGATTGCTGGTCGCCGACTGGGCAAGCGCATACGCCGGCTGAAGGGCCAGAATCAGGAGGGCA
The sequence above is a segment of the Paradevosia shaoguanensis genome. Coding sequences within it:
- the irrA gene encoding iron response transcriptional regulator IrrA, translated to MAGLRPTRQRIALAELLFAGSHRHVSAEQLHEEASTARVNVSLATIYNTLHQFQEAGLLREVAVDASRSYFDTDTSDHHHFYIEDEQRVVDIPSASIQIQGLPEPPDGMVVTHVDVVVRVRKQTA
- a CDS encoding SH3 domain-containing protein, with product MFHAPGGYKSLSSLRLLAIALAALLILALQPAYALAQSATSNPSGLPLPRFVTTRSTPINVRVGPGTKYDIAWVYVKAGLPVEIVQEFDTWRKIRDLDGSEGWVHQNLLSGGRAGYVAPWSSGQQIPLRSKAAEEAGVRAYLTSGFRVEISKCDGAWCEVSATDHPANGRPTTYTGYLPQGDLWGVYQGEKFD